GCGGAAGACATTGCAGCACATCAACAAGAGGTTGCCGACCTTCGCAAGACGATCGAAGCACGACCGGCAGAAGAACGGAATCGGATTGTCGTCAACGATCAGTCTTATCTCTGTCCAGACTATGATCGCGACAAGCGAAAGTTTTTGCAGCTTCTTGTCGAAGGTTATCGACAGGGAACGAAAGACCAGGGGGCAACCCAAGAGCTTTGCGTCGAGTTTCTGAATCGCTATACCAACGCCGATCTGTGCCTGCCGGATGCCCACTGGGATCAAGTCCGCGCCCTGCTGCCCGACGTTCAGAAAAGCGGCACGCAGGATCCGCTCGTGCAGGCTTACCTGTTGGGGATGGAACAGGATCTGAGTGCGAAGGACCGACTCAACCGATTGAATCCGTTGATCGACGGGGTTGATGCGGGACGGTACGCAGCGCTCTCCAAGTACTACCTCAAAAAATGGCGAACACAGCTGGAGCGTCAAGTCGGCAGTCAGGTTGGTATGAACATGCGCTTTCGCGAATGCGGCCTCGCGTTAGGAAAAGCCGCGGAAGAGTCCCGGGAAGACAAACTCGCGCAGCGATTTCTCTATGAAGAATACATGAAACTGATCGACGAAGAGCGGATTGACGATCACGAGCGCGTCTATAAGTCGATGATCACTGGTAATCAGTCGCTCTGGCTCAAACATGTGATCGCCGCGGAGTACTTCATCGATCTCGGCTGGCATTATCGTGGATCGAGCTTTGCCGATACGGTGACCGAAGAAGGATGGCAGAAGTTTGGAGAGAATCTCGCCCGCGCAGCGCCGCACGCACTGCGTGCCTGGCAGCTTGAGCCGGGATTCCCCGAGGGGCCGTTACACATGATTGTGATTGCCGGTGCGGGCACAGACGGCTGGTCGCTCTGGGACTGGTTTTATCGTTCCACAGATGGTCAGCCAGACCATCTGGGCATCTACAAATCGATGCGACATTTTCTGCGGACCCGTTGGCGTGGTTCGAATGAGGAACTCGCGCGTTTGACCGAAGAATGCATTGCCACCGGGCGTTTCGATACGCGGATTCCGTGGACGGCGCTCGACACCTATCAAATCATGGTCGAGGACGAGTCGCCCAACTTCTCCCTGCGGTCGGTCAAAGGGATCGATTCGCAGTTGAAGGCTCTCACGGCCGCCGCATTACAAAAAGACTTCGAGAAGGACTGCTGTTCGGCCATGACTCCGGACAGGTTGTCGCGGCTGTTTGCCTTTTGCGTGCATGACGAACAGTTTCAACTCGCCCGTCAATTGCATGAAAAGCTCGGCGATCATTTTGTCTCATCGTCGACTCGAATCGAGAACCTGCCGCCAAGCTATGTGGTCGGCAAAGTCTACGCTTTCACTGGCCCGGCGTCCGAAGAACTGCAGGCGCAGTTGGCATTGAAACGCGATACGTTTTTGCGGGAACACTACCCTGCTCGCTTCACCGCGATGCTGGAAGTGATCGACGAGGCTCGCAAAAAGGACTCGAACCCGCTGGCGGAGACCTACTTCGCGCAAGTCGAGCAACTGCTGAGACAATTGAAGGGCTATTACTCAGGCGAATGGGTTGATCTGCCGCTGGCGGCAGACTCGGCCGGTTGGGATATCAACGCACCGGAGTGGAATGTCAACGAGGGCAAATTGACGCTGAAGTCGCCTAAAGGGCCCAGGGCTGCATATGCAATGCCCTTGCCCAGGTTTGAGCCTCCCTACGTTGTCGAGGCGGAATTCGAATCCGACCCGTCCAGTACTGCATATCAATTCTACGGTTTGACGTATGGAGAGTTGGTTGGCGCCCGATACGGAGATCTCGAACGATGGTTCATCGGAATCGTCCCTTCGGCGCCTGCCATCATGTTTCGAAAAGCGAGTTCAACGGGTCCTTTTCTTGGCCGTCCGATTCCAAAAGGGAATATTCAGAGAATGCGGGCGTTTTCTTGGACGGAACGCTGCTATGTAACGATCGGTCAGCACTGGGTACTGAATATGAATGAGAAGGAGTTTATTCCAGAGCCGCGATTCAAACTCGGACTTCCATACAAGTCGAGTGACAGTCCCGGCGGGCAGGTGACGATCAGCAATGTGCGGATTCATCGGGTTCCGAAATACCCTGGGGATGACGCGACTGATGCTAAAGAAGCTGAGTTCTGTGCGAAACTCCTGGAGATCGCTCCCGATGATGAGAGCGTGCTGACGTTGAATGCGTCCTACGCCTACGATCACAAGCAGTACGAAAAAACGCTGAAAGACTCTCAGGCTGGACTGCGGATCAATCCCGATTCAGACAACTTGTTTGTGCTGACCGCTTGTGCGCTGCATGAATTGGGCCGTGATGCCGAGGCCGCCAAAGCGTTCGAGAAAGCGCTGAATCTCAATCCGTCGTCGATCTTTGCACTTGATCGAATCGCCTTTTTCCTCGCCACCTGTCCGGATGACACGATTCGCAATGGAAATCAGGCGCTGCAGATCGCACAAATGGGAGCAAACGATCCGAGTTCCTACCAGTACAGATTCATCCGCAACATGGCGTTAGCCCAGGCGGAACTGGGAGACTTCGAACAGGCGAAGAAGAGCCTCGCTCGCGCCCGACAGATTTTCGAACAGACGGACGAGAAGCAGGAGCAATCGGTTCTCGAGCAATTTGACAAAATTGCGGCGGTGCTGAACGACAACCGTCCTTATCGCGATGTGCCGGAAACCATTTCGCAGCCGCCCAAACCCTGAGCGTGTGCCCATACAGATTCTCATCATCGGCTGCGGCTATCTCGGATTACGGGCGGCGCACGCGTGGCTGGAGCGAGGTCACATTGTCTCGGCGCTCACTCGATCGAGTCAGCGCGCGGCGGAGTGGGAGCGTATTGGCATCCAACCGGTTGTGGGCGATGTGCTTGATCCGGCTTCTCTCGAGTCGCTGCCGACTGCGGATGTTTGTTTGTATGCGGTCGGGTATGACCGCACGGCGCCCGCGGACAAGCGGTCGGTATATGTCGATGGTCTGGCGAATGTGCTTGCGGAGATTCGACCCAAAATTCCGCGTCTCATCTACATTTCCAGCACGAGCGTCTACGGGCAGGATCACGGAGAGACGGTGAATGAAGATTCACCCTGCGTGCCTATCAGTGAGGGGGGCGAGATCTGTCTGGCCGCCGAGCAATTGATTCGTCAGGCAACGGGCGCTGACTTCCGTTCCTGCATTCTGCGGCTCGCCGGCATTTATGGTCCCCAGCGGCTGATTGCCCGAGTCGAACAACTTCGAGCTGGCACTCCGCTGACAGGCAATCCTGAGGCCTGGCTGAATCTGATTCACGTCGATGACGCGGTCTCGGCGGTTTTGCGCCTCGCAGAACAAGACTCTTTTGGCCCGCTGTATCTTCTCAGCGATGCCAGTCCGCTGCGACGCAGAGAGTTCTACGCAGGCATCGCAGAACTTGTCGGTGCGCCTGCTCCGGTCTTTGTGGCTGGCGGCGAGACCGGACTCAACAAACGTTGCGACAGCACGCGCATTCGCCACGAGTTGAATTGGGAATTGCAGTATCCTGATGCGGTGGCGACCCTGCGAACCCTGTTCTGACCTAAGAGGAGTGAAGATGGACCTGATTGAGCGCACAATCGAACTGGCCCGGGCGAACGTCGAACAGGGAGGCCGGCCCTTCGCCTGCATCATTGCCAAGGATGGCGAGCCGTTCGTTGAAGCGGTCAACCTGGTCGCCCAGACGCATGATCCCACGGCGCACGCTGAAATCTGCGCGATCCGGGATGGTTCCAGAAAACTGCAGTCGGAGCATTTCACCGGCTACGAGTTCTACATCCTCGCACACCCGTGCCCGATGTGCCTGGCAGCGATGTACTACTGCAGTCCTGATCGCGTGGTCTTCATTACCCAGAGAGATGACTACTCGAAGTTCTACGTCGACGACCGCAAGTACTTCACGCTGAACAACTTCTATGCCGAGGTCAGCAAGCCCTGGCAGGAGCGAACGATGCCGATGGCCTACGAGCCCCGGCCGTCGGCGATAGAGGTGTACCAGCGGTGGCAGGAACTCAATGGGAAATGAGAACACTGTCTGGTTGCATTTCGACTGGAAGGGATGAGGGGAGAGGGAATAGGGGAAAGTTGAATCTCCAAGCTATTCCCTGTCCCCTCTCCCCTGACCCCTGCAAAAAAGTGCGAACCTGCTGTTGTGATGCGTGTCTTTTGGCGGATGCCATCGATGAGATCGCGGATTCGTCAGGAACCGCTTGACGCCGACGCATCCGACGATTTACCTTGAGCATCCAATGTCCACTTCATTCATGAGCCGCGGCCTGCTGCTAAGCCTGCTTCCCCCCGGGAAGTCTTAGGCTGTTGCTCTGAATTTGCTTTTGCGATTCACAACCACCCTGAGACTCCCTTGCCGGGAGTCTCAGGGTGGTTTCTTTTTTTACCCACGCCAAAGTCAACGAAACCAACTGAATCGATTACAGTTTGTGCGAACTTCAAAGGATCACGCCATGGCGGACGACACGATTACAATCTTTGACACCACGCTCCGCGATGGGGAACAGTCCCCCGGTTGCAGCATGGACACGGACGAAAAGGTCGAAATCGCCGGGGCGCTTGTTGAACTGGGAGTCGACGTCATCGAAGCCGGCTTTCCCATCGCTTCGCCGGGAGACTTTGAAGCCGTGCAGCGCGTTGCCCGCACCTATGGAGAACGGGCAGTGATCTGCGGTCTCGCCCGGTGCCGGACGGAAGACATTGATCGGGCGTGGGAAGCCTTGCAGGATGCCAAAAACGTCCGCATTCACATCTTCCTCGCCACGAGCGCCGTTCACCGTGAGTACAAGCTCAAGATGGCGAAGGAAGAGATCGTCCGTCGCGCCGTCGATATGGTGAAGTATACCTGCGACCGCATGGCCTCCCGCAGCGACATTACTCGGCCGAACGTCGAGTTCTCGCCGGAAGACGCCGCACGCACCGAACTCGATTTTCTGTGTGAAGTGGTCGAGAAGGCAATTGCGGCCGGGGCCACCACGGTCAACATTCCCGATACCGTCGGCTACGCCACGCCGAACCATTACTTCAAAGTCATCAAGACGCTCAAGGAACAGGTGCCGAACATTCATCAGGCGGTGATCAGCACCCATTGCCATAACGATCTCGGACTGGCGGTCGCCAACAGTTTGTCCGCCATCGAAGCGGGCGCGCGGCAGGTGGAATGCACGATCAACGGGCTCGGCGAACGGGCGGGGAACGCCGCGCTCGAAGAAGTCGTCATGGCCTTGCGGACGCGGCAGGACTATTACGGCGTCCGCACGAACATCAACACGCCCCGCCTGTACCCCACGAGTCGACTCGTCTCCAGTGTGACCGGCATGGCCGTGCAGCGGAACAAGGCGATCGTCGGGCAGAATGCCTTCGCCCATGAAGCCGGTATCCACCAGCACGGGATGCTCCAGAACCGCACGACTTACGAAATCATGCGTCCGCAGGACGTCGGTTTCGTGGGAACGAACCTGGTGCTCGGCAAGCACAGCGGCCGGCATGCCCTGCGCGACCGAGTGCAGTCGCTCGGGTATCAACTCGACGAAGAAACCTTGCAGAAGGTGTTCGACGACTTCATCGCCCTGGCCGACAAGAAGAAGGAAATCTACGACGCGGACATCAGCGCTCTCGTCGAAAACCGTTCGCACGAAACGGAACAGGCCTGGTCGATCAAGAGCTTTCACACGCTCGGCGGCACCGGCACGATTCCCACCGCAACGATTGAACTCGTGCATCAGGACGGCCGCATCGTGCAGGATGCCGCGACGGGCGACGGCCCGGTCGATGCCGCGTTCAAATGTCTGGAACGCATCGTCGGTCAGGCGGCGACGTTGCTCGAATACAACGTCCGCAGCGTCTCCGGCGGCAAGGATGCACAAGGGGAAGTCGCTCTGGAGATCGATGTCGAGGAACGCCGTTACCACGGCAAAGGAGTCAGCACCGACGTCATCGAGGCGAGCGTGCACGCCTATCTGCAGGCACTGAACAAAGTCCTCTCCAGCAACCGCGGCCGCGGCCCCAGATGGGAGAAGGGAATCTAAGGATTGCGGTCACTTCCGTGGGCGCGTTTCGTCAAATTTCGAAATACGAAGCACGAAATCCGAAACAGATTCCCATTTTGGATCGTCGTAACATCCTGTCTGGCTCTGGACCCTCGCCCCTGGCCTCTCGAGTCTTTTTCGCCCCACAACGCCAAATTTCGCCGTATAATTCAATGATGGCGAAATTTGGTTTTTGTGTTGGGTGATGTCATGGGGCGGTTCTCGGCGAGATTCAGGAAAATCGGTTGCTGGTGTCTGCTGGTGCTGGCATTGTCATCGATGGTGGCCCGCAACAGCTTTGCCAAAGTGCGGATCTACGGCGGACCGGTGAATGCCGCGCCCGGCGGACGCTATTACCCGCCTGGCGGTTTCAGCGGCGTGAATTGGACGGCCGGATATTATCCCGGCTACCCCGGCACGTTTCGTCGCGATGCCCAGACCCCGACTTACGGGCAACTCAACGGAGTGCAGCCGGTCTTCGTGCCGCTGGGTTCGATTCCCGCTTACTACCCGCGGTCGAACGCCCTGACGCCGTATCAGTTTGGCTACTACTCCCAGTCGTCCAGCGGCTGGTGAGGAGTTTCAGAGCACGAAGCGTCAGCAAGTGTTTGCTCAACTCGTGGTTTCACTCAGTCCAGTAATCGAACACGACGACCTTCTCGCGCCGGTCCCGGACCAGCTTCACATAGTCCAGATGCGCCGGATGATCCAGGTATTTCGCCAGGTCCGCCTGTGAGCGGAACGTGACGACGAAGCTATGGGTCAGCCCATCTGATTTATTTTCCTGACTGACGTTCGTCCCCTTCTCGAGACTGACAATCAAGTCAATCTTGCTCGGCAGCGCGGCAAAGGCGTCGACCACTTCCTGCACTTGTGCCGTGGTCATTTCCGGCTTGAACTTGTACAGCACGATGTGCCGCAGAAGCTTGCCGGTCGGTTCCGCTCCATGCGTCATCCGCACCCAGGGAAGAAACAGAGCGAACAGACAGATCGAGCAAAGCAGCATGCGCATTGTTTTCACAGTCCACAGTTATCAGTCATCAGTGAAAACGACCAAGTGTCGCCTTTTCACTCAACCCTCAACACTCAGCCCTCAACCCCTTCCCGACACCCAGTACCAGGTTGCAACGACCGCGCCGATCATGGCGAACACCGTATACAGGAAGAACAGCGACAGCATCTTGCCGATCACCCGACCCGCCTGGGCATCATCAGCGTCGAACTGCTTCAGTTCGCCGGGCGTGAATGGCTGCTCATCACTGACGTTTTGCGGGGTGTTCATGTGGTTGAGCGTTGATGGTTGAGCGTTGAGAAAAAGCTGATGGCTGACTGCTGAAAGCTGTTCGCTACTTCGTCCCCACATATAGCGTTGCGATTCCGAATGTCAGCGGGGTGAAGGTGACGTTTTTCAGCCCGCAATCTTGCATGATGTCGGCGAGGGCCTGGCCGCAGGGGAACTGGGAGACGGATTGCGGCAGGTAGT
This window of the Planctomicrobium piriforme genome carries:
- a CDS encoding tetratricopeptide repeat protein, whose protein sequence is MLLCNPMSFRALSRCSLLSVCFLLFAGCGQQDEHAGKSASPVVQPARIPPVDEAAALAAEKNLAEDIAAHQQEVADLRKTIEARPAEERNRIVVNDQSYLCPDYDRDKRKFLQLLVEGYRQGTKDQGATQELCVEFLNRYTNADLCLPDAHWDQVRALLPDVQKSGTQDPLVQAYLLGMEQDLSAKDRLNRLNPLIDGVDAGRYAALSKYYLKKWRTQLERQVGSQVGMNMRFRECGLALGKAAEESREDKLAQRFLYEEYMKLIDEERIDDHERVYKSMITGNQSLWLKHVIAAEYFIDLGWHYRGSSFADTVTEEGWQKFGENLARAAPHALRAWQLEPGFPEGPLHMIVIAGAGTDGWSLWDWFYRSTDGQPDHLGIYKSMRHFLRTRWRGSNEELARLTEECIATGRFDTRIPWTALDTYQIMVEDESPNFSLRSVKGIDSQLKALTAAALQKDFEKDCCSAMTPDRLSRLFAFCVHDEQFQLARQLHEKLGDHFVSSSTRIENLPPSYVVGKVYAFTGPASEELQAQLALKRDTFLREHYPARFTAMLEVIDEARKKDSNPLAETYFAQVEQLLRQLKGYYSGEWVDLPLAADSAGWDINAPEWNVNEGKLTLKSPKGPRAAYAMPLPRFEPPYVVEAEFESDPSSTAYQFYGLTYGELVGARYGDLERWFIGIVPSAPAIMFRKASSTGPFLGRPIPKGNIQRMRAFSWTERCYVTIGQHWVLNMNEKEFIPEPRFKLGLPYKSSDSPGGQVTISNVRIHRVPKYPGDDATDAKEAEFCAKLLEIAPDDESVLTLNASYAYDHKQYEKTLKDSQAGLRINPDSDNLFVLTACALHELGRDAEAAKAFEKALNLNPSSIFALDRIAFFLATCPDDTIRNGNQALQIAQMGANDPSSYQYRFIRNMALAQAELGDFEQAKKSLARARQIFEQTDEKQEQSVLEQFDKIAAVLNDNRPYRDVPETISQPPKP
- a CDS encoding nucleoside deaminase, yielding MDLIERTIELARANVEQGGRPFACIIAKDGEPFVEAVNLVAQTHDPTAHAEICAIRDGSRKLQSEHFTGYEFYILAHPCPMCLAAMYYCSPDRVVFITQRDDYSKFYVDDRKYFTLNNFYAEVSKPWQERTMPMAYEPRPSAIEVYQRWQELNGK
- a CDS encoding SDR family oxidoreductase → MPIQILIIGCGYLGLRAAHAWLERGHIVSALTRSSQRAAEWERIGIQPVVGDVLDPASLESLPTADVCLYAVGYDRTAPADKRSVYVDGLANVLAEIRPKIPRLIYISSTSVYGQDHGETVNEDSPCVPISEGGEICLAAEQLIRQATGADFRSCILRLAGIYGPQRLIARVEQLRAGTPLTGNPEAWLNLIHVDDAVSAVLRLAEQDSFGPLYLLSDASPLRRREFYAGIAELVGAPAPVFVAGGETGLNKRCDSTRIRHELNWELQYPDAVATLRTLF
- a CDS encoding 2-isopropylmalate synthase, whose product is MADDTITIFDTTLRDGEQSPGCSMDTDEKVEIAGALVELGVDVIEAGFPIASPGDFEAVQRVARTYGERAVICGLARCRTEDIDRAWEALQDAKNVRIHIFLATSAVHREYKLKMAKEEIVRRAVDMVKYTCDRMASRSDITRPNVEFSPEDAARTELDFLCEVVEKAIAAGATTVNIPDTVGYATPNHYFKVIKTLKEQVPNIHQAVISTHCHNDLGLAVANSLSAIEAGARQVECTINGLGERAGNAALEEVVMALRTRQDYYGVRTNINTPRLYPTSRLVSSVTGMAVQRNKAIVGQNAFAHEAGIHQHGMLQNRTTYEIMRPQDVGFVGTNLVLGKHSGRHALRDRVQSLGYQLDEETLQKVFDDFIALADKKKEIYDADISALVENRSHETEQAWSIKSFHTLGGTGTIPTATIELVHQDGRIVQDAATGDGPVDAAFKCLERIVGQAATLLEYNVRSVSGGKDAQGEVALEIDVEERRYHGKGVSTDVIEASVHAYLQALNKVLSSNRGRGPRWEKGI
- a CDS encoding Dabb family protein; protein product: MRMLLCSICLFALFLPWVRMTHGAEPTGKLLRHIVLYKFKPEMTTAQVQEVVDAFAALPSKIDLIVSLEKGTNVSQENKSDGLTHSFVVTFRSQADLAKYLDHPAHLDYVKLVRDRREKVVVFDYWTE